A window of Planctomycetia bacterium genomic DNA:
CGGGCGCTGCATGAAAACCTGCCCGCTCAACAAGGTCGTCGATGCTGACGGGCCTGTCCTCACCAGGATCGCCAGTTGGCTCGGCATCAATGCGATGTGGCTGAAGCCCATCCTGGTGCCGATCGCGACCTGGCTCGATGACCGGATCGGCAATGGCCGCCGCAATCCCGCGAAGAAATGGTGGTTCGACCACGAGATCGTCGATGGGACGACGGTTGCTGCAAAAAGCACCAATCAGCGCGATATCGATCCGAGCCGCAAGCTCGACCCGGCAAAACACAAAGTCGCCTACTACCACGCGAACATGATGCCGCCGCCAGACCGGCAGGCTCCGGTCCCGCTTGATCGAAAGTCCGCGCTCGCGGCCGCGGCGGTCGTCGAGTCGCCTCAACAAGCCAAAACACGCAAAGAACGGGGCGGACCTGTTCCACCGCACTACTTGCCAACCCCGCCTAATGGCAATCCGGTGGATGCCGGTGCGGCACAGGAATCGCCTCCGACCCGTGGTCCCTACCAGAGGTAGTTCAGTCGCACTACGCCAGTCGTCAGGCAGTGCCGCGTATCGGATAGTTGTTCGCCTGAACGAATTTGAGCCCGTTCAGAATCGCGCCAAGATCGGGTCGAGAAAAAGGGGCATTCGAAATGTCGACGATTTGCGCCTCGCCTTTTGGATTGACGACGAACAGGCCCGGTTCCGCGAAAGGCTTGTCGGTCTCTTGCGGTGAGCGCGGGTTCGAGATGTAAAGGCCGAGTCGGCGGGCGTCGTCGATCGAGAGGCCGTAGGCGATCGGAAAGCTCGGCTTTACCTCATCGGCGAACGCTTTCGACTTCTCCTCCGAATCGGCCGAAACGGCGATCACTTCTATCTTCGCCTCGGTGTATCCCGGAATCAGTTCGTTCAGGCCGGTCAGGTAGCGCTTGCAGATCGGGCAGTGCTTGCCGCGATAGACCACGACCAACTGCCATCCTTCGCGCGCGCCACCGATCTTGGCGGAGCCGCCATCGACGGTTTTCAGCGAGATCTCCGGCACTTTGCCGCCCGCTTGTAGCTTCTCGCTCAATTTCGCCTCCCCGGTACGGTTCGGGTCCCACGCAGTCGTTCGAACGAAACACCACAGCCATAGAGCATCGCCGCGCGTGCGGCAGTCAAATGAACGTTACATACCTCGCTATCCGCTCGGGCAGGCAACTATGCGACTCGGACTCGGTCGCGTTCCGCCAGCAATTCGCGCTCCCAATCGCCCCGGCTGAACTGCATGATTCTGAGCGGTTCGCCTGGATTCCAGTAGATGTCGAACACCAGCAGCGGCGCCTTGACGGCGAGGCGGTAGGTTCCGACCCAGGGCCGCTGCTTCGGTATCGACGAGGGGTGCGCGGTCTGCGCTGAAACCGCTTTGGGTAGATCGGGGCCTGTGCAACGAATGTCGAGGTGCGGTACACCCAGTGTCGTTTTCACATGGATCGATGTGCCGCCGCCAGTCTCGCGTTGCCCGCGCGCCGCAAGCAGGGAAAGCGCGGCCTCAGCCAGCTCTGCCAGCACCGGTGCCGTCCGTGTCGGTGTGCCGGTAGCGTCGCGATAGGCCGTTTCGCTAGCGGTCACCCTTTGGGGTTTTGTATCCCTCATTCTTCCGCACCTTCATGTATTCACGAAACGTGTCGCGCTTCTTCGCATCGCCGTTCTCCTTGTAGATGTAAGGGCAAACATCGACGCAGATGTGGCAGTAGGTCTCGCGGAAGCGCGAGATTGGGTAGCATTTCTCGATATCGGTGAGCCAGCGCTTGATGCCGTCGGTGACGATGTAATCGTCGGGGATGGCGTCTCCCGGGCAATTATTGCGGCAGAGGTTGCAGGTCATGCAGTAGTCCTGCACGCCGAAGTTTCGTGGCAGGTCGTAGGCCACGGGAAGGTCGGTGGTGACGAAGCCCGGCCTGAAATTAGATCCGAACACGGGATGAATCAGGCTGCCGTGGCGCCCCAGCTCGCCGAAGCCAACCGCATTGAAAACTGGAATTGCCTGTATTTGGAACGAACCGTTGTGATGCGCTAAAGCGGAGTAGCCGAACTCGTCGCGGATTTGCCGCGCCAGTTCGGTAGCGACATCGGCGCAGCGGGCGTAGGCGGTCATCGCCTCAAGATCGACCGCGTCCGGCCCTTCGAGGGTCTTGCCGTAGTCTTCGTAGCAGATGACGGCGATGACGTTTTTGTGCGGAAGGTCAACGCCGAGCTCGATAAATTCGGGGCGTAGCGCCGTCATCCCAACATCGTCGGCGCCCGCCGCCCGCCCGCGGCGCTTGATGTTGTCCGCCATCGCGGCAAGGTCGGGCACCTCGACGCGCACCGGATTGACCGGCCCGTCGCGCAGCGGCGCGAGCTCTGTCCAGTGTTTCATGGCGGCGTCGCGCTCTGGAAATTTGCGCCGCCACAGAGGCACTTCCTGCATACCAAGCTGCCGAAGTGACTCGACTAACAGGGCGTCTTGCAGTCCCTGCTCGCGAATCCAGCTTGTTCCAATCATCGGCCCGTTTCCTCCGAAGTTCCGATCAGACGCGCTTGTGACGACAGCCGGCTGCGTCCACCTCATCTCCACGCTCGACAGTCAGCGGAAATGGTCCAACTCAACCATCACCGAGGCTACTCACCTTCAGGCGGCTAACAATGCCTTGACTTGAGGCCAGACGTCGATCCCCCGCTTCCGCAAGTCATCGTCGTAGGCGGTCGAGCCGAACGCCGTAATCGCCGTTTCGAAACTTGGGCGTGCCTGCGTCGCATCCCACCATCGCGTCACGTTAAACCGGGTAGACCACATGCCGCCAAGACCGAGGCGGTACAATCTATTCACATAAGGGACGATGGCAATGTCGGCCAGTGAAAAGTCCTGTCCACCCAGCCAGGTTTGTCCAGATAGGACCGTTTCCATCTCCTTCAGGACCTTTTCATGCAGCAATACCGCATCATTTACGAACGGTGCTTCGAATCCCTGATCTAGGATTTGCCGCTGACGAGCTGCTCGCGCGCGATCGGGAAGTTTTCTCAATCGATCCTCCAACTCGCGCGGATCGTAGTGCTGGCGCAATTGATCCACGAATGCGGCTTGTCCCTTTCGCAAATGCAATCTGCCGAGGCAGAGACTGGGCTCGCCTTGCGACCAGCTCAGTCGCCTGTACGCGTACAGCCAGTTTATCCTAACCTTGGTTCACGACGTTTTGTCCAATTGCCCGGATGGAATAAACGGTAGCCACACCCCAGCTTGTCGCCGAGCAGGTCGCGACACCGAGCGGCCGCGGAGGCGTAGTCGAACAGGGTCCCATACGCATCGAATACGCAGGCGCTGATGCCTTCGAGCTTCGTGTCGTTCATGAATGCTCCTTGGTTTCGACTAATTTCGCCCACGCCTGATGAGTCCGTCGATTGAAAGCGGACCTCCGCCTCGGATGAAAAGATAGCCGAATGCCAGCATCCACACATAGTGATAGGGTGCGAGATAATCATCGTTCGCGTAACCGACGACAAAGTGAATGAAGGCTGTCATGATCAGGAGGCCGAGTGCCGGCACGCGAGTGAAGAGGCCGACGAACAGCAATACGGGCAGTACGAGCTCGGCACCCGTCGTGACGATTGCCCAGACTTTCGGCGACAATAGGCCCAGCTTGTATTCCTGGGCGAACAGGAAATCCTGACTTTTCCAGTTGGTCACGCGCGCCATGCCCGAATCGAGGAATATTTTTCCCATCCAAATGCGAGCGGCGACATTGAAAACGGGCTCGACATAGGTCGTGAGGCTGCGACCGAATGCTTCGTGGGTTTCGAATAAGCGGCCGAGCGATGAGATGACTCCTCGCGAGCGCGGAGCGGTGCTCGAAGTCGCGGACTTACTATGAGCCTTCGTCATTGTCGTCACGTTACCTCTCCAGGTGTGCCTGATTGGAGGATCGCGGCATTAGGACCATGCGGCGAAAGATTCGTGTGGCGCCTGTCGTTGCTGTACGGCGAATCGGCTGTCGGTGGCTCAGCCGTGCGCATCTGCGAATGCATGAGTCCTGTAGTCCGCGCAGCTCCTCGAGCGTCGACAGCCGGCACAACTGAACGAGATCTCGTCAAGCACTTCAGCCGGCCGACGGTCGGCGTGCCGCCGCGAAGCATTTGAACGTGCGGGCGACGAAGTCAGCTAGCTGCCCTGCAGATGGACCGGACAAATTGGATTTTAGGTGAGCTTAGCGATTCCGGCATTCCGCTAAGATCGCAATCGGTTGGTGACCCCCGGATCGGCAAAGGCTACCACTTTCGCCGATCCCGGGGCCCCGCCGATCGTTACGCCTTCGGCGCCTTCGGGTTCACGCCCTTGCCGGGCTTATCGACGCCGCTCAACTTGGCGCATTCGGCCGCGTCTTTCACCGCCTTCCATTCGCCGAGGTGGTAGTCGGTCTTCGACTGACCAGCACAATCGTGGGTCTTGGCGGCGTTGGCGCAGTCGTTCTGGCCGGCCTTGGAGATGCCGTAGCACTTGAAGCCTGACGCTCCCTGCGTCTGGGCGACGGCAGTACCTGCGAGCGCGAGCGCGCCGGCGACGACCGACGCGACGGCGATGGCGGATATCTTTGTCATAGTGGGGGGCTCCTTTTCTGATGCCGGCTCAAATCGAGACCCGGTGCATAATGTTCGTTTCGATTGCGCCAATGGTTACAGCCGGGCCGTCATTTCTGCCCTCGAATGCCCTGGGCGGAATTGCTCACATTCTGTTGATGGCGCGGATGGCAGAGAACGATCCGATAGTGGGACGTATTCGTTTACAAGCCGGTGCCATGTCGCCCAGGTCGCGCAACCGGCAACCACCGCTTGCCGTCGTCTCAAACGACGCGTCCATGTCCGATTCGATTAGCCGCGGGCGATCCGACGAAGCACGCGCGCGTTCGCTGGCACGGGATGTCGATTGGTCGATCCTCATGGCGCGCGCGCAGGGGGGCGACGGAGAGGCCTATCGGCGCCTTCTCGGGGAAATCGTGCCGTATGTACGTTCGCTCGTGGCGCCACGCCATCGGGACCCGCGCGACGTCGAGGACACGACGCAGGATGTGCTTCTCACCATCCAT
This region includes:
- a CDS encoding glutathione binding-like protein; translation: MDQLRQHYDPRELEDRLRKLPDRARAARQRQILDQGFEAPFVNDAVLLHEKVLKEMETVLSGQTWLGGQDFSLADIAIVPYVNRLYRLGLGGMWSTRFNVTRWWDATQARPSFETAITAFGSTAYDDDLRKRGIDVWPQVKALLAA
- a CDS encoding sigma-70 family RNA polymerase sigma factor — protein: MFVSIAPMVTAGPSFLPSNALGGIAHILLMARMAENDPIVGRIRLQAGAMSPRSRNRQPPLAVVSNDASMSDSISRGRSDEARARSLARDVDWSILMARAQGGDGEAYRRLLGEIVPYVRSLVAPRHRDPRDVEDTTQDVLLTIHSIRHTYDPTRPFTPWLVAIAHRRAIDRLRQQGRSRLRDDALKAEYETFGEPLTNIEETRSEEHSLHKAVERLPPGQREAVKLLKLQEMSLREASKVSGMSVAALKVAMHRALKSLRKILGSKSEKT
- a CDS encoding DUF2282 domain-containing protein; its protein translation is MTKISAIAVASVVAGALALAGTAVAQTQGASGFKCYGISKAGQNDCANAAKTHDCAGQSKTDYHLGEWKAVKDAAECAKLSGVDKPGKGVNPKAPKA
- a CDS encoding DoxX family protein yields the protein MTKAHSKSATSSTAPRSRGVISSLGRLFETHEAFGRSLTTYVEPVFNVAARIWMGKIFLDSGMARVTNWKSQDFLFAQEYKLGLLSPKVWAIVTTGAELVLPVLLFVGLFTRVPALGLLIMTAFIHFVVGYANDDYLAPYHYVWMLAFGYLFIRGGGPLSIDGLIRRGRN
- a CDS encoding peroxiredoxin-like family protein; amino-acid sequence: MSEKLQAGGKVPEISLKTVDGGSAKIGGAREGWQLVVVYRGKHCPICKRYLTGLNELIPGYTEAKIEVIAVSADSEEKSKAFADEVKPSFPIAYGLSIDDARRLGLYISNPRSPQETDKPFAEPGLFVVNPKGEAQIVDISNAPFSRPDLGAILNGLKFVQANNYPIRGTA